In Candidatus Moanabacter tarae, the genomic stretch TTTTACCTCATGTTCGAAACTGGCCCAGAGCTGGCGGGCCCGCTTCAATACTGCGGTTGCCTTTCGATAATCATTGAGACTAGCCATTGCCTCCTCAAGAGAATCACTAAGGAGAAAAGCCATCCCTTCCGTTACCGCGCAGAAAATTTCTTGCCTCACTTCTGTGCGCTCTTCCAGCGATAGCTTATCGGTCCGGTCTGAAAACGTCAAACTCTGGATCCGTTTATTCAGCCACTCACCCATTTCTCCATTCACAGTTTCGACTTCGCCTACAATTACAGCCGTATCCGACCGAACTAGCTCCCAAGGAACCGGATTGAGATTAAGAGTGAAAAGTAACCTTCGGTAACTCTCTACAGGAGGCAGAAATGTCTCTGCCGGGACAATGTGTCCGTGCACCAAACTCCCTTTTGTGAGAATTGAAAGAAGAATTCCTAAGAGAACAAGTATGCGGATTTTTTTGGCTGTCACTTCCAGTCCCTCTACAAATCTTTCATTTACCCTATGGTTGTATAATTAGCCAATATACAAAATTATAGTATATGCTACATTTATTGCCGATCTACTCCACTCCTATGGAAAACGTCAAGGTAAAACAAGTGGGTTAGCTCCGGGTCTTAATAAACTTCCGCATGGCTGTCAAAGTTGCAGGCGAAGCGTGATGCTCGATACCCTCCGCGTCGAGTTCCGCAATTTTTCTAGGAACCCCAATTTTTAATAGAAAGCGCGCGACAACATGGTGTCTTTCGCGGCTCAGGGTTGCTAATTTTCTTCCTTTATGGGTGAGAAAAATAGAACGATAGGGTTGAGAGTTAACTAGGCCAGCATCTTTAAGACGCACGATTGTTTTCGATACCGTTACGTGAGAGACACCCAAATGTCGGGCCAGATCAACAGCTCGAGCTTCTCCGTTCTGTTGGATTAGATCGTCAATCAGTTCGACATAGTCTTCAGCCAGTTCGTGTTGGTTTCGACTGCGCGAATTTGCGTAGGCGTTTGATAACGAGCGGGGCTGGGATTGGGTAACTCTCTTCTTTTGCACAGATATGAATTTGTGGGTACGATGAATTGCTTGCTAACATAATATTAGCTCATATCTAGAATATTAGTACCGCCTAAGAAATTTAAACAAGTTTAAAATCAGTTGAGGGTCATTAAAGCCAATCGCTGTGATTGTGGAGGCATTGAGTTTAACTCGAACGGGTTGATCTTTCTGATTTTAGGAAGCAAAAAAGTTCAGAAGCTAGTTTAGGACCTATGCCATCTACCTCTTGGAGTTTACCGACAGAGGCCCTATTCAGGGCTTTTAAAGTTTTGAAATGTGAAAGGAGCGCATTTCGACGCACCGGTCCTATTCCTTTGAATTCGTCTAGAATCGTCTCTTTGAGTCTCCTGGACCTTAGTTCTGCGTTGAATGTATTAGCAAAGCGGTGAGCTTCATCGCGGATTCTCTGTAGCAGTAGGCGAGCTTGGTTGTGGGGAGGAAGATTAAGAGGAGGCCTTTGATCGAGAAATACAATGGTTTCTTCTTGTTTAGCGAGGGCGATGAGAGGGGGCGGATCGAGATCTTGTGCAAGAAAGGCCTTTAGGGCAGCACCCAATTGTCCGATGCCACCATCGATTACAATTAGATCAGGAAAGGATTTCTTTTCGGCATGAAGTCGGAGATAACGACGAGAGACCACTTCTTCCATAGCACGATAGTCGTCATTGCCGACAAAACTTTTTATTTTGTAGCGGCGGTAGTTGCTTTTGTCCGGCTGCCCATCAAGAAAGTGAACCATCGAGGCTACCACATAAGTTCCAGAAATGTGGCTGACGTCGAAACACTCGATTCGCTGGGGTCTTTCCCCAAGTTTTAGAAGGCGAGTTAACTTTTCAAGAGCGTCGGATTCATCGGACTGTTTGTAACTTCTGGGCTCACGGATGAACTTTCTTGTTTTGATAATGGTTCTTTCCAAGGCAAAGACGACGTCGCGGAGTTCTGCTGCCTTTTCGAATTCTTTTTTTCCTGCAGCCTGACTCATTTCCTGTTTTAGCTCTGCCAGCCACTCGCGTGACTTGCCTTCGAGAAAAAGGCAGGCCTTATTCACGCGTTCCCGATATTCCCAAGGGAACACAATGTTGTTATGGTCGTAGATCTCAGACCGGGCATCGTCGTAAAGCATCCAACTACCATCGGGCATCTGTTTGGGGGTTCCATCTCCAAGGAGGATCCCAAATCGACGACGCATTTCGGCAAGCGTTTTACGTAAGAGCCGAGAATGGGCAAAGGGTCCGAAGTAAAGAGAGTTGGTATCTTTACGAATACGAGTGAGCCGAAAGCAGGGTAACTCATTTCCGGTGTCAACTCTCACGAGAAGGAAACGTTTGTCATCAGTGAAATCAGTGTTGTAACGAGGTTTCCACTCCTTAATCAGTCTTCCTTCTAGAAGAAGAGCTTCGGCCTCGGAGCGCACCTCAATG encodes the following:
- the uvrC gene encoding UvrABC system protein C, with amino-acid sequence MPKLQGSKIKERLRELPRQPGVYLMKDRFGTVLYVGKAKDLKKRVATYFQTSRRFLKTQPKIAAMMKLVTHFEHIEVRSEAEALLLEGRLIKEWKPRYNTDFTDDKRFLLVRVDTGNELPCFRLTRIRKDTNSLYFGPFAHSRLLRKTLAEMRRRFGILLGDGTPKQMPDGSWMLYDDARSEIYDHNNIVFPWEYRERVNKACLFLEGKSREWLAELKQEMSQAAGKKEFEKAAELRDVVFALERTIIKTRKFIREPRSYKQSDESDALEKLTRLLKLGERPQRIECFDVSHISGTYVVASMVHFLDGQPDKSNYRRYKIKSFVGNDDYRAMEEVVSRRYLRLHAEKKSFPDLIVIDGGIGQLGAALKAFLAQDLDPPPLIALAKQEETIVFLDQRPPLNLPPHNQARLLLQRIRDEAHRFANTFNAELRSRRLKETILDEFKGIGPVRRNALLSHFKTLKALNRASVGKLQEVDGIGPKLASELFCFLKSERSTRSS
- the mntR gene encoding Transcriptional regulator MntR, giving the protein MQKKRVTQSQPRSLSNAYANSRSRNQHELAEDYVELIDDLIQQNGEARAVDLARHLGVSHVTVSKTIVRLKDAGLVNSQPYRSIFLTHKGRKLATLSRERHHVVARFLLKIGVPRKIAELDAEGIEHHASPATLTAMRKFIKTRS